The following coding sequences are from one Lolium rigidum isolate FL_2022 chromosome 6, APGP_CSIRO_Lrig_0.1, whole genome shotgun sequence window:
- the LOC124659223 gene encoding cortical cell-delineating protein-like translates to MAPFKLVLFLAVNLAILASAAHACAPYCPTPSPPPPPSTCSIDTLKLKVCANVLNLLKLNLPVPENEECCPLLSGLANLDASVCLCTAIKAEILGIKLSLLDDFTLLLNQCRKTCPDNYTCSI, encoded by the coding sequence ATGGCGCCCTTCAAGttggtcctcttcctcgccgtgaACCTGGCTATCCTTGCCTCCGCCGCGCACGCCTGCGCTCCATACTGCCCCACCCCcagcccaccgccaccgccgtcaacCTGCTCGATTGACACTCTGAAGCTGAAAGTGTGCGCCAACGTGCTGAACCTGCTCAAGCTCAACCTCCCCGTGCCCGAGAATGAGGAGTGCTGCCCGCTGCTGTCTGGGCTCGCCAACCTCGATGCCTCCGTCTGTCTCTGCACCGCCATCAAGGCCGAGATTCTCGGCATCAAACTAAGTTTACTCGACGACTTCACCCTCCTTCTTAACCAGTGCCGCAAGACCTGCCCCGACAACTACACCTGCTCCATATGA